The proteins below are encoded in one region of Roseovarius bejariae:
- the gltB gene encoding glutamate synthase large subunit gives MTKLDLNWKATEEAKRKWLSENGMYHESEEHSSCGVGLVVSVDGKPSRKVVEAGIEALKAIWHRGAVDADGKTGDGAGIHVQIPVPFFYDQIRRTGHEPREDQLMAVGQVFLPRTDFGAQEACRTIVETEVLRMGHSIYGWRHVPVDVSCLGEKANATRPEIEQILISNAKGIEEEEFERELYVIRRRIEKAAAAQSINGLYIASLSCRSIIYKGMMLAEQVAVFYPDLQDERFKSAFAIYHQRYSTNTFPQWWLAQPFRMLAHNGEINTLKGNVNWMKSHEIRMASSAFGDMADDIKPIVPGGSSDSAALDSVFEVLVRAGRSAPMAKTMLVPESWSKQAEELPVAWRDMYSYCNSVMEPWDGPAALAMTDGRWVCAGLDRNGLRPMRYVVTGDGLVIAGSEAGMVYVDEASIVEKGALGPGQMLAVDMKKGMLFHDTEIKDKLARALPFGDWVGKINDLDEKLAGIAEVPLFTGSDLRRRQIAAGYSVEELEQILAPMAEDGKEAIASMGDDTPSAVLSKTYRPLSHFFRQNFSQVTNPPIDSLREFRVMSLKTRFGNLKNVLDESSAQTEILVLESPFVGNAQWDELMRQFHGDVVEIDCTFEAGEGALRAGLERIRAEAEDAVRSGAGHLVLTDQHLGEARVGMPMILATSAVHSHLTRKGLRTFTSLNVRSAECIDPHYFAVLIGAGATVVNAYLAEDSLADRIDRGLLDGTLTENVARFRDAIDQGLLKIMSKMGISVISSYRGGLNFEAVGLSRAMCNEYFPGLTSRISGIGVSGIQSKLEEVHRQAFQGGKDVLPIGGFYKMRKSGETHAWGAQTMHMMQMACNTASYELWKRYSTAMQANPPIHLRDLMAIKPMGDAIPLEEVESVTAIRKRFVTPGMSLGALSPEAHKTLNVAMNRIGARSDSGEGGEDPAHFVPEPNGDNPSAKIKQVASGRFGVTAEYLNQCEELEIKVAQGAKPGEGGQLPGMKVTDLIARLRHSTKGVTLISPPPHHDIYSIEDLAQLIYDLKQINPTVKVTVKLVAQSGVGTIAAGVAKAKADVILISGHNGGTGASPATSIKYAGLPWEMGITEAHQVLSMNKLRDRITLRTDGGLRTGRDIVMAAMMGAEEYGIGTAALIAMGCIMVRQCQSNTCPVGVCTQDESLRAKFTGNADKVVNLITFYAQEVREVLASIGARSLDEVIGRADLLTQVSRGNAHLDDLDLNPMLITVDGAKDITYDRDRPRNPVPDTLDAEIVRDAQRFLEDGEKMQLHYAVQNTHRTVGTRVSSHIVQNFGMRNSLQPNHLTVKLSGSAGQSLGAFAAPGLKIEVSGDANDYVGKGLSGGTIVVRPQQASPLVAADNTIIGNTVLYGATEGYLFAAGRAGERFAVRNSGAKVVVEGCGSNGCEYMTGGVAVILGSIGANFGAGMTGGMAYLYDPEGTVANLINMESLVTCPVTQDHWLAELEELVERHAAETGSRKAQEILQYWDVEKGNFLQVCPTEMLDKLAHPLGIEEDAIPAE, from the coding sequence ATGACGAAACTGGATCTGAACTGGAAAGCCACCGAGGAAGCCAAGCGCAAGTGGCTTTCGGAAAACGGCATGTACCACGAAAGCGAGGAACATTCTTCCTGCGGGGTGGGCCTTGTCGTGTCGGTCGATGGCAAACCCAGCCGCAAGGTTGTCGAGGCCGGGATCGAGGCGCTGAAAGCGATCTGGCACCGCGGTGCCGTGGACGCCGACGGCAAGACCGGCGATGGCGCGGGTATCCATGTGCAGATTCCCGTTCCTTTCTTCTATGACCAGATTCGCCGCACCGGCCACGAGCCTCGCGAAGATCAGTTGATGGCCGTGGGTCAGGTGTTCCTGCCGCGCACCGATTTTGGCGCGCAGGAGGCCTGCCGGACCATCGTGGAAACCGAAGTGCTGCGCATGGGGCATTCGATCTATGGCTGGCGGCATGTGCCGGTTGACGTGTCCTGCCTTGGGGAAAAGGCCAATGCGACCCGCCCCGAGATCGAACAAATCCTGATTTCAAATGCCAAGGGGATTGAGGAAGAGGAATTCGAGCGCGAGCTTTACGTCATTCGCCGCCGGATCGAGAAAGCCGCCGCCGCGCAAAGCATCAACGGGCTTTATATCGCCTCGTTGTCCTGCCGGAGCATCATCTACAAGGGCATGATGCTGGCCGAGCAGGTGGCGGTGTTTTATCCCGACCTGCAAGACGAGCGATTCAAGAGCGCCTTTGCGATCTATCACCAACGCTATTCCACCAACACCTTCCCGCAGTGGTGGCTGGCGCAACCCTTCCGCATGTTGGCCCATAACGGCGAGATCAACACCCTCAAGGGCAACGTCAACTGGATGAAAAGCCACGAGATCCGCATGGCCTCCAGTGCCTTTGGCGATATGGCGGATGACATCAAGCCCATCGTGCCGGGCGGGTCGAGCGACTCGGCCGCGTTGGATTCGGTGTTCGAGGTTCTGGTGCGTGCGGGCCGCAGCGCACCGATGGCCAAAACCATGCTGGTGCCGGAAAGCTGGTCGAAGCAGGCCGAGGAACTGCCCGTTGCATGGCGCGACATGTATTCCTACTGCAACTCGGTGATGGAGCCGTGGGACGGCCCCGCCGCCCTTGCGATGACCGATGGCCGCTGGGTCTGTGCCGGGCTGGACCGGAACGGGCTGCGCCCGATGCGTTACGTTGTGACGGGTGATGGCCTTGTTATTGCCGGGTCCGAGGCCGGGATGGTTTACGTGGACGAGGCGAGCATCGTTGAGAAAGGCGCGCTTGGCCCCGGTCAGATGCTGGCCGTGGACATGAAAAAGGGCATGTTGTTCCACGACACGGAAATCAAGGACAAGCTGGCCCGCGCCCTGCCCTTTGGCGATTGGGTCGGCAAGATCAACGACCTTGACGAAAAGCTGGCCGGGATTGCCGAAGTACCGCTTTTCACCGGGTCGGACCTGCGCCGTCGTCAGATCGCGGCGGGCTATTCGGTGGAGGAGCTGGAACAGATTCTTGCCCCCATGGCCGAGGACGGCAAGGAGGCGATTGCCAGCATGGGCGACGACACGCCCAGCGCGGTCTTGTCGAAAACCTATCGCCCGCTGAGCCACTTCTTCCGCCAGAACTTCAGCCAGGTGACGAACCCGCCGATTGACTCGCTTCGCGAGTTCCGGGTGATGAGCCTGAAAACGCGGTTCGGGAACCTCAAGAACGTGCTGGATGAATCGAGCGCGCAGACGGAAATCCTTGTGCTGGAAAGCCCCTTCGTGGGGAATGCCCAGTGGGACGAGTTGATGCGTCAGTTCCATGGGGACGTGGTTGAGATCGACTGTACCTTCGAAGCGGGCGAAGGCGCGCTGCGGGCGGGGCTTGAGCGTATCCGGGCCGAGGCCGAAGACGCGGTGCGCAGCGGTGCGGGACATCTGGTGCTGACTGATCAACATCTGGGTGAGGCCCGCGTGGGTATGCCCATGATCCTTGCGACAAGCGCGGTGCACAGCCACCTGACGCGCAAGGGGCTGCGGACCTTTACCAGCCTCAACGTGCGGTCGGCCGAATGCATCGACCCGCATTATTTCGCCGTGCTGATCGGTGCGGGCGCGACCGTGGTCAACGCCTATCTGGCCGAGGACAGCCTTGCCGACCGGATTGATCGCGGGTTGTTGGATGGCACGCTGACCGAGAATGTCGCGCGTTTCCGCGATGCGATTGATCAGGGTCTTCTGAAGATCATGTCGAAGATGGGGATTTCGGTGATCTCGTCCTATCGCGGGGGCCTTAATTTCGAGGCCGTCGGCCTGAGCCGGGCGATGTGCAACGAGTATTTCCCGGGCCTGACCAGCCGGATCAGCGGCATCGGCGTGAGCGGTATTCAAAGCAAGCTGGAGGAGGTGCACCGGCAAGCCTTCCAGGGCGGCAAGGATGTGTTGCCGATTGGCGGCTTCTACAAGATGCGCAAGAGCGGCGAGACCCATGCCTGGGGCGCGCAGACCATGCATATGATGCAGATGGCCTGTAACACTGCCTCTTACGAGTTGTGGAAGCGGTATTCGACCGCGATGCAGGCCAACCCGCCGATTCACCTGCGCGACCTGATGGCGATCAAGCCGATGGGCGATGCGATCCCCTTGGAAGAGGTGGAAAGCGTCACCGCGATCCGCAAGCGGTTTGTCACGCCGGGGATGAGCCTTGGGGCGCTCAGCCCCGAGGCGCACAAGACCCTGAACGTGGCGATGAACCGGATCGGCGCGCGGTCGGACAGTGGCGAAGGCGGGGAAGACCCGGCGCATTTCGTGCCCGAGCCCAATGGCGACAACCCCAGCGCCAAGATCAAGCAGGTCGCTTCGGGCCGGTTCGGCGTGACCGCCGAGTATCTGAACCAGTGCGAGGAGCTTGAGATCAAGGTGGCGCAGGGCGCCAAGCCCGGTGAGGGTGGTCAGCTTCCGGGGATGAAGGTGACGGACCTGATCGCACGCCTGCGGCATTCGACCAAGGGTGTGACCCTGATTTCACCGCCGCCGCACCACGATATTTATTCCATCGAGGATCTGGCGCAGCTGATTTATGACCTCAAGCAGATCAACCCGACGGTGAAGGTCACCGTGAAGCTGGTGGCACAATCGGGCGTGGGCACGATTGCCGCCGGTGTGGCCAAGGCCAAGGCGGATGTGATCCTGATCTCGGGGCACAATGGCGGCACCGGGGCCAGCCCGGCCACCTCGATTAAATATGCCGGTCTGCCGTGGGAGATGGGCATCACCGAGGCGCATCAGGTTCTGTCGATGAACAAGCTGCGTGACCGGATCACCCTGCGAACCGATGGTGGTTTGCGCACCGGGCGCGACATCGTCATGGCCGCGATGATGGGGGCCGAGGAATATGGCATCGGCACCGCCGCATTGATCGCCATGGGCTGTATCATGGTGCGTCAGTGCCAATCGAACACCTGCCCCGTGGGCGTGTGTACGCAGGACGAAAGCCTGCGCGCCAAGTTCACCGGCAATGCCGACAAGGTGGTGAACCTGATCACCTTCTACGCGCAGGAAGTGCGCGAGGTGCTGGCCAGCATCGGCGCGCGCAGTCTGGACGAGGTGATCGGGCGGGCCGACCTGTTGACACAGGTCAGCCGCGGCAACGCGCATCTCGACGATCTGGACCTCAACCCGATGCTGATCACCGTGGATGGCGCCAAGGACATCACCTATGACCGGGATCGCCCACGCAACCCGGTGCCCGACACGCTGGACGCCGAGATCGTGCGCGATGCACAGCGGTTCCTTGAGGACGGCGAGAAAATGCAGCTTCACTACGCGGTGCAGAACACGCACCGGACGGTGGGCACGCGGGTTTCCAGCCACATCGTGCAGAACTTCGGCATGCGCAACAGCCTGCAACCCAACCACCTGACGGTGAAACTGTCGGGGAGTGCGGGGCAGTCGCTGGGCGCCTTTGCGGCGCCGGGCCTGAAGATCGAGGTCTCGGGCGATGCCAACGACTATGTCGGCAAGGGCCTGTCGGGGGGCACCATCGTGGTGCGCCCGCAACAAGCCAGCCCGCTTGTCGCCGCCGACAACACGATCATCGGCAACACGGTGCTTTACGGCGCGACCGAAGGCTATCTTTTCGCGGCTGGCCGTGCCGGTGAGCGTTTCGCGGTACGGAACAGTGGCGCGAAAGTGGTGGTCGAGGGCTGTGGCTCTAACGGGTGTGAATACATGACCGGGGGTGTTGCCGTGATCCTTGGCAGCATCGGCGCGAACTTTGGTGCCGGGATGACCGGCGGCATGGCCTATCTCTATGATCCCGAGGGGACCGTCGCAAACCTGATCAACATGGAATCGCTGGTCACTTGCCCGGTCACACAGGACCATTGGCTTGCCGAGCTGGAGGAACTGGTGGAACGCCACGCCGCCGAAACCGGCAGCCGCAAGGCACAGGAAATCCTGCAATACTGGGACGTGGAGAAGGGCAACTTCCTTCAGGTTTGCCCCACCGAGATGCTGGACAAGCTGGCGCATCCGCTGGGCATAGAAGAGGATGCCATCCCGGCCGAATAA
- a CDS encoding NAD(P)-dependent oxidoreductase — translation MAKQPMLKFVNVERDMPEKRAADARNKDFHEIYAEFADAKAKEQASRCSQCGVPYCQSHCPLHNNIPDWLRLTAQGRLQEAYDLSQATNTFPEICGRICPQDRLCEGNCVIEQSGHGTVTIGAVEKYITDTAWDKGWVQAIAPKAERVESVGIIGAGPGGLAAADVLRREGVQVTVYDRYDRGGGLMTYGIPGFKLEKDVVMRRMEQLEKGGVEFVMNCNVGEDITFEDIRNKHNAVLIATGVYKSRDLQGPGSGAQGIVRALDYLTASNRLSFGDVVPEYDSGELNAEGKNVVVVGGGDTAMDCVRTAIRQGAKSVKCLYRRDRDNMPGSQREVQNAEEEGVIFEWLSAPKGFVGDPVSAVKVQQMRLGQPDATGRQSPEPIEGAEHDEPADLVIKALGFEPEDLPTLWNQKELEVTRWGTVKADFGTGKTAMEGVYAVGDIVRGASLVVWAIRDGRDSAAAILDHLNAAQTVAAE, via the coding sequence GTGGCAAAGCAACCGATGCTGAAGTTCGTTAATGTTGAGCGTGACATGCCCGAGAAACGGGCGGCGGACGCACGCAACAAGGATTTCCATGAGATCTACGCCGAGTTTGCCGATGCGAAGGCGAAAGAGCAGGCCAGCCGTTGCAGCCAATGCGGCGTGCCCTACTGCCAAAGCCATTGCCCGCTGCACAACAACATCCCCGACTGGCTGCGCCTGACGGCACAGGGACGGTTGCAGGAGGCGTATGATCTCAGCCAGGCCACCAATACCTTCCCGGAAATCTGTGGGCGTATCTGCCCGCAGGACCGTTTGTGCGAAGGCAACTGCGTGATCGAACAATCGGGTCATGGCACCGTGACGATCGGCGCGGTCGAGAAGTATATTACTGATACCGCATGGGACAAAGGCTGGGTTCAAGCCATCGCGCCCAAGGCGGAACGTGTTGAATCCGTTGGCATAATCGGTGCCGGCCCCGGCGGCCTGGCCGCCGCAGACGTGCTGCGCCGCGAAGGTGTACAGGTGACGGTTTATGACCGCTATGATCGCGGTGGCGGGCTGATGACCTACGGGATTCCAGGGTTCAAGCTGGAAAAAGACGTGGTCATGCGGCGCATGGAGCAGCTTGAAAAAGGTGGCGTTGAGTTCGTGATGAATTGCAACGTGGGCGAAGACATCACGTTCGAAGATATCCGCAACAAGCACAACGCCGTGCTGATCGCCACGGGCGTCTACAAAAGCCGCGATTTGCAAGGGCCGGGATCTGGCGCACAAGGGATCGTGCGGGCACTGGATTATCTAACTGCAAGTAATCGCTTGTCTTTTGGCGATGTCGTTCCTGAATACGATAGCGGCGAACTGAACGCCGAAGGCAAGAACGTGGTGGTTGTCGGCGGTGGCGATACCGCGATGGATTGCGTTCGCACGGCCATTCGCCAAGGGGCGAAATCGGTCAAATGCCTCTACCGCCGGGACCGGGACAACATGCCGGGATCGCAGCGCGAAGTGCAGAACGCCGAGGAAGAAGGCGTTATTTTTGAATGGCTTAGCGCGCCCAAAGGCTTTGTTGGCGACCCGGTGAGCGCGGTCAAAGTGCAGCAAATGCGCCTTGGTCAACCCGACGCTACAGGCCGCCAAAGCCCCGAACCCATCGAAGGTGCAGAGCATGACGAACCCGCCGATCTGGTGATCAAGGCGCTGGGCTTTGAGCCGGAAGACCTGCCAACCCTTTGGAATCAAAAGGAATTGGAAGTGACACGCTGGGGCACCGTCAAGGCCGATTTCGGCACCGGCAAGACCGCCATGGAGGGCGTTTATGCCGTGGGCGACATCGTGCGTGGCGCATCCTTGGTGGTTTGGGCGATCCGTGACGGACGCGACAGCGCGGCGGCAATTCTTGACCATCTGAACGCGGCGCAGACCGTCGCGGCGGAGTAA